The following are from one region of the Mesorhizobium sp. B4-1-4 genome:
- a CDS encoding ABC transporter substrate-binding protein has protein sequence MNFVTSILNRRAVVALAAVSMLAGVMHSAPASAADVTIPIIVKDTTSFYWQIVLAGARKAGKDLGVNVPELGAQAETDVNGQISILENAVAGNPAAVVIAPTEAKALGKPIDEAAAKVKIIGIDSSADSKAFTSFLTTDNVQGGRVAADGLAAAIGAANGGKVEGKVALITALPGAGSLEQRAQGFKEELKAKYPGLDLIADKYADGQATTGLNIATDLITANPDLKGIFASNLIMAQGVGQAVAENKLAGKVALIGFDSDEKLIKFLNDGVISGLVVQDPYRMGYDGIKTALAASKGEKVEANVDTGANLVTKANMKEPKIDALLNPKLN, from the coding sequence ATGAACTTCGTGACCAGCATTCTCAATCGCCGCGCTGTGGTGGCGCTCGCAGCCGTCTCCATGCTCGCCGGCGTGATGCACTCGGCTCCGGCTTCGGCGGCTGACGTGACCATTCCGATCATCGTCAAGGACACCACGTCCTTCTACTGGCAGATCGTTCTGGCCGGTGCCCGCAAGGCCGGCAAGGATCTCGGCGTCAACGTGCCGGAACTCGGCGCCCAGGCCGAAACCGACGTCAACGGCCAGATCTCCATCCTTGAGAATGCCGTCGCCGGCAACCCGGCCGCCGTCGTCATCGCGCCGACGGAAGCCAAGGCGCTAGGCAAGCCGATCGACGAAGCCGCCGCCAAGGTCAAGATCATCGGCATCGACTCAAGCGCCGATTCCAAGGCCTTCACTTCCTTCCTCACCACCGACAATGTGCAGGGCGGCCGCGTCGCGGCGGACGGTCTTGCAGCGGCCATCGGCGCCGCCAATGGCGGCAAGGTCGAAGGCAAGGTTGCCCTGATCACCGCGCTCCCCGGGGCCGGCTCGCTCGAGCAGCGCGCCCAGGGCTTCAAGGAAGAGCTCAAGGCCAAGTATCCCGGCCTTGATCTGATCGCTGACAAATATGCCGACGGCCAGGCCACCACCGGCCTCAACATCGCGACCGACCTGATCACCGCCAATCCGGACCTGAAGGGCATCTTCGCGTCCAACCTGATCATGGCGCAGGGCGTCGGCCAGGCGGTCGCCGAGAACAAGCTTGCCGGCAAGGTCGCGCTGATCGGTTTCGACAGCGACGAGAAGCTGATCAAGTTCCTGAATGACGGCGTCATTTCCGGCCTCGTCGTCCAGGATCCTTACCGGATGGGCTATGACGGCATCAAGACCGCGCTTGCCGCGTCCAAGGGCGAGAAGGTCGAGGCCAATGTCGACACCGGCGCCAATCTGGTCACCAAGGCCAACATGAAGGAACCCAAGATCGACGCGCTGCTCAATCCGAAGCTCAACTGA